One part of the Longimicrobium sp. genome encodes these proteins:
- a CDS encoding shikimate kinase, with protein sequence MPENGLPPALVIERVVLLGYMTSGKSTVGQALARRLEWGFLDFDVEIERREGRTIKQIIGADGQEAFRQMEAALTAEVAEQPRVVLAPGGGWILRPEQLDPLGATTLSVWLRVSVDETVRRLRADTIDRPFREHPDPRGMIASMLAEREPLYRLADVSIPAEGRSPEDIAFEIETIIRTRREVRLR encoded by the coding sequence GTGCCCGAGAACGGACTGCCGCCCGCCCTGGTCATCGAACGCGTGGTGCTGCTGGGCTACATGACCTCGGGCAAGAGCACCGTGGGGCAAGCGCTGGCGCGGCGGCTGGAATGGGGCTTCCTGGACTTCGACGTGGAGATCGAGCGCCGCGAGGGCCGCACGATCAAGCAGATCATCGGCGCGGACGGCCAGGAGGCGTTCCGGCAGATGGAGGCGGCGTTGACGGCGGAAGTGGCCGAGCAGCCGAGGGTCGTCCTGGCGCCGGGCGGCGGCTGGATTCTGCGCCCCGAACAGCTGGACCCTCTCGGCGCCACCACGCTCTCCGTGTGGCTTCGCGTCTCCGTCGACGAAACCGTGCGCCGCCTGCGCGCCGACACCATCGACCGCCCGTTCCGCGAGCACCCCGACCCGCGCGGGATGATCGCGTCCATGCTGGCGGAGCGTGAGCCGCTGTACCGCCTGGCCGACGTCTCCATTCCCGCCGAGGGCCGCTCGCCCGAGGACATCGCCTTCGAGATCGAGACCATCATCCGCACTCGCCGCGAGGTGAGACTGCGGTAA
- the ettA gene encoding energy-dependent translational throttle protein EttA → MSNTDTSRFIYVMKELRKVVPPNREILKGIWLSFYPGAKIGVVGANGSGKSSLLRIMAGVDKDFNGEAWAAEGTRIGYLAQEPELDPALDVRGNVEEAVRAQREVLRRFEEVNMSFGEPDADFDKLLEEQARLQDQIDAANLWELDRKIEIAMEALRLPPPDARVESLSGGEKRRVALCKVLLEEPDMLLLDEPTNHLDAESVAWLEHHLAAFTGTIVAITHDRYFLDNVAEWILELDRGEGIPWKGNYTSWLEQKQERLRKEEKQSSARQRTLDRELEWVRMAPRARQAKSKARLTSYEELLNADQKERASTAEIIIPAGPRLGDEVVVSDAVAKGYGDKLLVEDLNFRLPRGGIVGVIGPNGAGKTTLFRMITGQEQPDAGALKVGSTVKLAYVDQSRDSLNGENTVWQEISGGQETLELGRLKMNSRAYCGWFNFKGSDQQKLVKHLSGGERNRLHMAKLLKEGGNLILLDEPSNDLDVDTLRALEDALLNFAGCAVVISHDRWFLDRIATHILAFEGESRVVFFEGNYQEYEADKKRRLGADADIPHRIKYKRLVRA, encoded by the coding sequence ATGAGCAATACAGATACGTCGCGGTTCATCTACGTGATGAAGGAACTGCGCAAGGTGGTTCCGCCCAACCGCGAGATCCTCAAGGGCATCTGGCTGTCGTTCTACCCGGGCGCCAAGATCGGCGTCGTGGGCGCCAACGGCAGCGGCAAGAGCTCGCTGCTGCGCATCATGGCCGGCGTCGACAAGGACTTCAACGGCGAGGCGTGGGCGGCCGAGGGCACGCGCATCGGCTACCTGGCCCAGGAGCCGGAGCTGGACCCGGCGCTGGACGTGCGCGGCAACGTCGAAGAGGCCGTGCGGGCCCAGCGCGAGGTGCTGCGCCGCTTCGAAGAAGTGAACATGAGCTTCGGCGAGCCCGACGCCGACTTCGACAAGCTGCTCGAAGAACAGGCGCGGCTGCAGGACCAGATCGACGCGGCCAACCTGTGGGAGCTGGACCGCAAGATCGAGATCGCCATGGAGGCCCTGCGCCTGCCGCCCCCCGATGCGCGGGTGGAGAGCCTGTCCGGCGGAGAAAAGCGCCGCGTGGCGCTCTGCAAGGTGCTGCTGGAAGAGCCCGACATGCTGCTGCTCGACGAGCCCACCAACCACCTCGACGCCGAGTCGGTGGCCTGGCTGGAGCACCACCTGGCCGCGTTCACGGGCACCATCGTCGCCATCACCCACGACCGCTACTTCCTGGACAACGTGGCGGAGTGGATCCTGGAGCTGGACCGCGGCGAGGGCATTCCCTGGAAGGGCAACTACACCAGCTGGCTCGAGCAGAAGCAGGAGCGGCTGCGGAAGGAGGAAAAGCAGTCGTCCGCGCGCCAGCGCACGCTCGACCGCGAGCTGGAGTGGGTGCGCATGGCCCCTCGGGCGCGGCAGGCCAAGAGCAAGGCCCGCCTGACCAGCTACGAAGAGCTGCTGAACGCCGACCAGAAGGAGCGCGCCTCCACGGCCGAAATCATCATCCCCGCCGGGCCGCGCCTGGGCGACGAGGTGGTGGTGTCGGACGCCGTGGCCAAGGGGTACGGCGACAAGCTGCTGGTGGAAGACCTGAACTTCCGCCTGCCGCGCGGCGGAATCGTGGGCGTCATCGGCCCCAACGGCGCGGGCAAGACCACGCTGTTCCGCATGATCACGGGGCAGGAGCAGCCCGACGCGGGCGCGCTGAAGGTGGGGTCCACCGTCAAGCTGGCGTACGTGGACCAGAGCCGCGACTCGCTGAACGGCGAGAACACCGTGTGGCAGGAGATTTCGGGCGGGCAGGAAACGCTGGAGCTGGGCCGGCTGAAGATGAACTCGCGTGCCTACTGCGGGTGGTTCAACTTCAAGGGAAGCGACCAGCAGAAGCTGGTGAAGCACCTGTCGGGCGGTGAGCGCAACCGCCTGCACATGGCCAAGCTGCTGAAGGAAGGCGGCAACCTGATCCTGCTCGACGAGCCCAGCAACGACCTGGACGTCGACACGCTGCGCGCGCTGGAAGACGCCCTGCTGAACTTCGCCGGCTGCGCGGTGGTCATCAGCCACGACCGCTGGTTCCTGGACCGCATCGCCACGCACATCCTGGCGTTCGAGGGCGAAAGCCGCGTCGTCTTCTTCGAAGGCAACTACCAGGAGTACGAAGCCGACAAGAAGCGCCGCCTAGGTGCCGACGCCGACATCCCGCACCGCATCAAGTACAAGCGCCTCGTGCGGGCGTAA
- a CDS encoding Fic family protein: MDPRAVDASYRTFPPFSEWAKASIDHARWDRYSAIVAERGRVSPDELARAREVVKRAAAVDTGAIEGLYEVDRGFTFTVATQAAVWEAAMDSKGQQVRALFESQLRAYDYVLDVATNRTPISETWIRTLHQELCAAQQTYSVMTEVGPQTHQLPIGEYKHLPNHVRLAGGGTHAYAPVDLVPAEMHRFCEVLRSEEFLSAHPVLQASYTHYAFVVIHPFADGNGRVARALASIFTYRAHSIPLMILVENRKEYLDSLAGADRGNYQRFIDFTMERALDSILLVNESLGAALSPQPADALGELHALFTTPGGYTQEDVEKAGQELFEQVGHEFESQAKRYEQGERLRIAVQRANRFDHGLVTVPAGRVVTGGEWDTVGLGFRIGPPVKATLYVDYVVTVPLNADRDDDISLVETATQRRVFSARVSELVHGPTAALKMRLTIGVERIFGEALNNLLLNTRKTVQPAEDGST, translated from the coding sequence GTGGATCCCCGCGCGGTGGATGCCAGCTATCGTACGTTTCCTCCATTCTCGGAATGGGCGAAAGCGTCGATCGACCATGCGCGCTGGGATCGCTACTCCGCAATTGTTGCCGAGCGCGGGCGAGTCTCTCCTGATGAACTCGCTCGTGCGCGAGAGGTTGTGAAACGTGCAGCCGCGGTAGATACCGGCGCAATCGAAGGGCTGTACGAAGTAGATCGTGGGTTTACTTTCACCGTGGCTACTCAAGCTGCGGTGTGGGAAGCTGCAATGGACTCGAAGGGCCAGCAAGTTCGAGCCTTGTTCGAGTCGCAACTCCGTGCCTATGACTACGTCCTCGATGTCGCGACGAACCGCACTCCTATCTCGGAAACGTGGATCCGCACACTACATCAGGAACTCTGTGCAGCTCAGCAGACCTATTCGGTAATGACCGAAGTAGGGCCTCAAACGCACCAACTCCCAATAGGCGAGTACAAGCATCTCCCCAACCACGTGCGGCTCGCGGGCGGGGGCACGCACGCGTACGCGCCTGTAGATTTGGTGCCTGCTGAGATGCATCGCTTCTGTGAAGTGCTTAGGAGCGAAGAGTTTCTCTCTGCCCATCCCGTTCTACAGGCATCATACACCCATTATGCTTTCGTAGTCATCCATCCGTTTGCTGATGGCAACGGTCGCGTGGCACGTGCTCTCGCGTCGATCTTCACGTACCGTGCGCACTCCATTCCATTGATGATCCTCGTCGAGAACCGGAAGGAATACCTGGACTCACTGGCGGGGGCGGACCGAGGAAATTACCAGCGTTTCATTGATTTCACGATGGAGAGAGCACTGGATTCGATCCTGTTGGTGAATGAGAGCCTGGGCGCTGCATTGAGCCCGCAGCCGGCGGATGCACTCGGAGAGTTGCACGCACTCTTCACCACCCCGGGCGGATACACGCAGGAAGATGTTGAGAAAGCGGGGCAGGAACTCTTCGAGCAAGTTGGGCACGAGTTCGAATCCCAAGCCAAACGCTATGAGCAGGGTGAGCGGCTTCGGATCGCCGTTCAACGCGCGAACCGCTTCGATCACGGGCTTGTGACCGTCCCGGCGGGCCGGGTGGTTACGGGCGGGGAGTGGGACACGGTGGGTCTAGGCTTTAGGATCGGACCGCCGGTCAAAGCCACTCTTTACGTTGATTATGTGGTCACCGTGCCACTCAATGCTGATCGAGATGACGACATAAGCCTGGTTGAAACGGCCACTCAGCGCCGCGTGTTCAGCGCTCGCGTTTCCGAATTGGTGCACGGGCCGACCGCAGCTTTGAAAATGCGCCTCACGATCGGAGTGGAGCGAATCTTTGGGGAGGCTCTCAACAATTTGCTTCTAAACACCCGGAAGACGGTTCAACCAGCGGAGGACGGCTCTACATAG